A stretch of Allostreptomyces psammosilenae DNA encodes these proteins:
- a CDS encoding Uma2 family endonuclease, which translates to MDGGQPPVDRRVRYELVDGALMMSPAPGDVLHQYVSSELTGQLKKAIRSEGAHYRVAAAVNVRRGTSRLHVPDIVVAARDAVRRDTMVIPIGATVLLVEIVSKSNQSQDRVYKPALYAEAGVPAYWRVELEKPKRCVVVHELAGETYKEVASVTGRQAVDVAGRFTVELDVEALFDLG; encoded by the coding sequence ATCGACGGCGGTCAGCCTCCGGTTGACCGCCGCGTTCGCTACGAGCTCGTGGACGGGGCCCTGATGATGTCCCCCGCGCCGGGTGACGTCCTCCACCAGTACGTCTCCTCGGAGCTGACAGGCCAGCTCAAGAAGGCGATCCGGTCCGAAGGGGCGCATTACCGCGTCGCGGCGGCGGTCAACGTCCGACGCGGAACGAGCCGGCTGCACGTGCCGGACATCGTGGTAGCGGCGCGCGACGCCGTGCGGCGGGACACCATGGTGATCCCGATCGGCGCCACGGTGCTGCTGGTGGAGATCGTCTCGAAGTCCAACCAGTCGCAGGACCGCGTGTACAAGCCCGCCCTGTACGCCGAGGCGGGGGTGCCGGCCTACTGGCGGGTGGAGCTGGAGAAGCCCAAGCGCTGCGTCGTGGTGCACGAGCTGGCGGGTGAGACCTACAAGGAGGTCGCCTCGGTCACCGGGCGGCAGGCGGTCGACGTCGCCGGACGGTTCACCGTGGAGCTCGACGTCGAGGCCCTGTTCGACCTGGGCTGA
- a CDS encoding CoA-binding protein has translation MKHTTDEEIARRLLTEPSYETWAVVGLAENPSRDAYRVSRLLQRQLGKRIVPVHPRAEEVHGERGYASLSDIPFPVDVVDVFVNSERAGAIADEAVRIGARAVWFQLGVVDEAAQERVRAAGLDMIMDRCPAIEARAHGLV, from the coding sequence GTGAAGCACACTACGGACGAGGAGATCGCTCGGCGGCTGCTCACCGAGCCCAGCTACGAGACCTGGGCGGTGGTCGGCCTGGCGGAGAACCCCTCCCGGGACGCCTACCGGGTGTCCCGGCTGCTCCAGCGCCAGCTCGGCAAGCGGATCGTCCCGGTGCACCCCCGGGCCGAGGAGGTGCACGGCGAGCGCGGGTACGCCTCGCTGTCCGACATCCCGTTCCCGGTGGACGTGGTGGACGTCTTCGTGAACTCCGAGCGGGCCGGCGCGATCGCCGACGAGGCGGTGCGGATCGGGGCCCGGGCGGTGTGGTTCCAGCTCGGCGTGGTCGACGAGGCGGCACAGGAGCGCGTCCGGGCCGCCGGCCTGGACATGATCATGGACCGCTGCCCCGCCATCGAGGCCCGCGCCCACGGCCTGGTCTGA
- a CDS encoding acyl-CoA dehydrogenase family protein, with product MTGRDSSGFDLYTLSEEHQMLRESIRALAEAKIAPHAAAVDEEARFPQEALDALVAADMHAVHVPEEYGGNGADAVAAAIIVEEVARACASSSLIPAVNKLGSMPVILSGSEDLKRRYLTPLAQGRAMFSYCLSEPDAGSDAAGMKTRAVRDGDTWVLNGVKRWITNAGVSEYYTVMAVTDPDARSKGISAFVVEKSDEGVSFGAPEKKLGIKGSPTREVYFDNVRIPADRIIGEEGTGFATAMKTLDHTRITIGAQAIGIAQGALDYARGYVAERRQFGRPIGDFQGVQFMLADMAMKLEAARQLTYAAAARSERAHRGQKGQDLTFFGAAAKCFASDVAMEITTDAVQLLGGYGYTRDYPLERMMRDAKITQIYEGTNQIQRIVMARNLPQG from the coding sequence ATGACGGGACGCGACTCCTCGGGGTTCGACCTGTACACACTGTCCGAGGAGCACCAGATGCTCCGCGAGTCCATCCGAGCCCTCGCCGAGGCCAAGATCGCCCCGCACGCCGCCGCGGTCGACGAGGAGGCCCGCTTCCCGCAGGAGGCCCTGGACGCCCTGGTCGCCGCCGACATGCACGCCGTGCACGTGCCCGAGGAGTACGGCGGCAACGGCGCCGACGCCGTCGCCGCGGCGATCATCGTCGAGGAGGTCGCCCGCGCCTGCGCCTCCTCCTCGCTGATCCCCGCGGTCAACAAGCTCGGCTCGATGCCGGTCATCCTGTCCGGATCCGAGGACCTCAAGCGGCGCTACCTCACCCCGCTCGCCCAGGGCCGCGCCATGTTCTCCTACTGCCTGTCCGAGCCGGACGCCGGCTCCGACGCCGCCGGCATGAAGACCCGGGCGGTGCGCGACGGCGACACGTGGGTGCTGAACGGCGTCAAGCGCTGGATCACCAACGCGGGCGTCTCCGAGTACTACACGGTCATGGCCGTCACCGACCCCGACGCCCGCAGCAAGGGCATCTCCGCCTTCGTCGTGGAGAAGTCCGACGAGGGCGTCTCCTTCGGCGCCCCCGAGAAGAAGCTCGGCATCAAGGGCTCGCCCACCCGCGAGGTCTACTTCGACAACGTGCGCATCCCCGCCGACCGGATCATCGGCGAGGAGGGCACCGGCTTCGCCACCGCCATGAAGACCCTCGACCACACCCGGATCACCATCGGCGCCCAGGCCATCGGCATCGCCCAGGGCGCCCTGGACTACGCCAGGGGCTACGTCGCCGAACGCCGCCAGTTCGGCCGCCCCATCGGCGACTTCCAGGGCGTGCAGTTCATGCTCGCCGACATGGCCATGAAGCTGGAGGCCGCCCGGCAGCTCACCTACGCCGCCGCCGCCCGCTCCGAGCGCGCCCACCGCGGCCAGAAGGGCCAGGACCTCACCTTCTTCGGCGCGGCCGCCAAGTGCTTCGCCTCCGACGTCGCCATGGAGATCACCACCGACGCGGTCCAGCTCCTCGGCGGCTACGGCTACACCAGGGACTACCCGCTGGAGCGGATGATGCGCGACGCCAAGATCACCCAGATCTACGAGGGCACCAACCAGATCCAGCGCATCGTGATGGCCCGCAACCTGCCGCAGGGCTAG
- a CDS encoding response regulator transcription factor, producing the protein MTRVLLAEDDAAISDPLARALRREGYEVEVRQDGPSALEHATTAGVDLIVLDLGLPGMDGLEVCRRIRAHGLGCPVLVLTARADEVDTVVGLDAGADDYVTKPFRLAELLARVRALLRRGAADTAGGPPAVHGVRIDPDSRRAWLGEEELHLTAKEFHLLRVLVREAGRVITREQLMREVWSTTWWNSTKTLDMHISWLRRKLGDDATNPSYITTVRGVGFRFEKG; encoded by the coding sequence ATGACCCGAGTACTACTGGCCGAGGACGACGCAGCCATCTCGGACCCGCTGGCCCGCGCGCTGCGCCGCGAGGGCTACGAGGTGGAGGTCCGCCAGGACGGGCCGTCCGCGCTGGAGCACGCCACCACCGCCGGCGTGGACCTCATCGTGCTGGACCTCGGCCTGCCCGGCATGGATGGCCTGGAGGTCTGCCGGCGCATCCGCGCCCACGGCCTCGGCTGCCCCGTGCTGGTACTCACCGCCCGCGCCGACGAGGTGGACACCGTCGTCGGACTCGACGCCGGCGCCGACGACTACGTCACCAAGCCGTTCCGCCTCGCCGAACTCCTCGCCCGGGTCCGCGCCCTGCTGCGCCGCGGCGCGGCCGACACCGCCGGCGGGCCGCCCGCCGTCCACGGCGTCCGCATCGACCCGGACTCCCGCCGCGCCTGGCTCGGCGAGGAGGAGCTGCACCTGACCGCCAAGGAGTTCCACCTGCTGCGCGTCCTGGTCCGGGAGGCCGGCCGGGTCATCACCCGCGAGCAGCTGATGCGCGAGGTCTGGTCCACCACCTGGTGGAACTCCACCAAGACGCTCGACATGCACATCTCCTGGCTGCGCCGCAAGCTGGGCGACGACGCCACCAACCCCAGCTACATCACCACCGTGCGCGGGGTCGGCTTCCGCTTCGAGAAGGGCTGA
- a CDS encoding LCP family protein — protein MNTWPDGWDDGADGRQRRPRGASGGRDDRGYGGADGGGVPDADPTQVLPHTSAGGAGAGGAGGAGAQGGWPVMDEGRAGVRRERGYGAGGYGSNPDAEPTQVLPHNRVPHSRRPVDAPVRAPGAAGQAALPPHLSPRGGAPAGGTATAPRPAGPGGPGRTGTAVASAGGGGGGPRRVRITPRRAGQAVAAVLALLLVAGIGTYFWANGRIVREPVLADYGDRPPEGEGTNWLIVGSDSREGLSEEEMDELRTGSASGKRTDSMMVLHVGDNGNTLLSLPRDSYVTIPEWTDSEGNAHAGGADKLNAAFAYGGGALLVQTVEYNTGLRIDHYAEVGFGGFVGIIDAVGGVDMCLEQAIKDEKSGADLQAGCQTLDGADSLAYVRARYFDPTGDFGRMQRQQQLLSALSDKATSPGTLLNPFRAFPMMTAGLDSLVVDDDTQLFHMYQLFTGMRSVSGGDGTRMTVPIANPDYRPGGVGSAVQWDMEQANRLFDALAADQPVPADLKPEQE, from the coding sequence ATGAACACGTGGCCGGATGGTTGGGACGACGGCGCGGACGGCCGCCAGCGCCGTCCGCGGGGCGCGTCGGGCGGGCGGGACGACCGCGGGTACGGCGGAGCGGACGGCGGCGGCGTTCCCGACGCCGACCCGACCCAGGTGCTGCCGCACACCTCCGCGGGAGGGGCGGGCGCCGGCGGGGCGGGGGGCGCGGGCGCCCAGGGCGGCTGGCCGGTGATGGACGAGGGCCGCGCCGGCGTCCGCCGGGAGCGCGGCTACGGCGCGGGGGGCTACGGCTCGAACCCGGACGCCGAACCGACCCAGGTCCTTCCGCACAACCGGGTGCCGCACAGCCGCCGCCCGGTCGACGCACCCGTGCGCGCCCCGGGCGCGGCGGGCCAGGCGGCGCTGCCGCCACACCTCTCGCCGCGCGGCGGGGCACCGGCGGGCGGCACCGCGACCGCCCCGCGGCCGGCCGGGCCGGGTGGTCCGGGCCGGACCGGCACCGCCGTCGCCTCGGCCGGCGGCGGGGGCGGTGGGCCGCGCCGGGTGCGGATCACCCCGCGCCGGGCCGGTCAGGCGGTCGCCGCGGTGCTGGCGCTGCTGCTGGTGGCGGGCATCGGCACGTACTTCTGGGCGAACGGGCGGATCGTCCGCGAGCCGGTGCTGGCCGACTACGGCGACCGGCCGCCGGAGGGCGAGGGCACCAACTGGCTGATCGTCGGTTCGGACAGCCGCGAGGGCCTGTCCGAGGAGGAGATGGACGAGCTGCGCACCGGCTCGGCCAGCGGCAAGCGCACCGACTCGATGATGGTGCTGCACGTCGGCGACAACGGGAACACGCTGCTGAGCCTGCCGCGCGACTCCTACGTGACCATCCCGGAGTGGACCGACTCGGAGGGGAACGCGCACGCCGGCGGCGCGGACAAGCTGAACGCGGCCTTCGCCTACGGCGGTGGGGCGCTGCTGGTGCAGACGGTGGAGTACAACACCGGCCTGCGCATCGACCACTACGCGGAGGTCGGCTTCGGCGGCTTCGTCGGGATCATCGACGCGGTCGGCGGCGTGGACATGTGCCTGGAGCAGGCGATCAAGGACGAGAAGTCCGGCGCGGACCTCCAGGCGGGCTGCCAGACGCTGGACGGCGCGGACTCGCTGGCGTACGTCCGGGCCCGCTACTTCGACCCGACCGGGGACTTCGGCCGGATGCAGCGGCAGCAGCAGCTGCTGTCCGCGCTGTCGGACAAGGCCACCTCGCCGGGCACGCTGCTGAACCCGTTCCGGGCCTTCCCGATGATGACGGCGGGGCTGGACTCGCTGGTGGTGGACGACGACACCCAGCTGTTCCACATGTACCAGCTGTTCACCGGCATGCGGTCGGTCAGCGGCGGCGACGGCACCCGGATGACCGTGCCGATCGCGAACCCGGACTACCGCCCGGGCGGGGTCGGCTCGGCCGTGCAGTGGGACATGGAGCAGGCGAACCGGCTGTTCGACGCGCTGGCGGCGGACCAGCCGGTGCCGGCGGACCTCAAGCCCGAGCAGGAGTGA
- a CDS encoding HAMP domain-containing histidine kinase produces the protein MRRRLINSTLSVVLVVVAVFGLPLLLLEARSIQSTAHDALRTEAVRLAQVAEVQIAAGQPLDLTALKQQSVEGHYAEISVPGRETARIGQPPGGSTISAREEIPGGGSVVVLQSGDQVRARLIETLLLVLVIGGLAVIAAVVLAVRLADRAVRPLLDLAETAERLGSGDPRPRMRRYGVPELDRVAEVLDVSAERIRRMLTTERRLSADASHQLRTPLTALTMRLEEIIATDDPDTVKEEAAIALHQVERLTDVVQRLLTNSREFRDGATAFDLDTVIQQQLDEWRPAYRSQDRPPIRLEGERHLSVVARPGAVAQVLATLIENALLHGGGEVTLRTRLAGSSAVVEVADEGTGVAPELGARVFERAVSGYNSTGLGLAVARDLAEADGGRLELLQERPPVFALFLARGNAAPAETAPAPQNRSGKR, from the coding sequence ATGCGACGCAGACTGATCAACTCCACCCTCTCCGTGGTCCTGGTGGTGGTGGCCGTCTTCGGGCTCCCGCTGCTGCTGCTGGAGGCCCGCAGCATCCAGTCCACCGCCCACGACGCGCTGCGCACCGAGGCGGTCCGGCTGGCCCAGGTCGCCGAGGTGCAGATCGCCGCCGGCCAGCCGCTCGACCTCACCGCGCTCAAGCAGCAGTCCGTCGAGGGCCACTACGCCGAGATCAGCGTGCCGGGCCGGGAGACCGCGCGGATCGGCCAGCCGCCGGGCGGCTCCACCATCTCCGCCCGGGAGGAGATCCCCGGCGGCGGCTCGGTGGTCGTGCTGCAGTCCGGCGACCAGGTGCGGGCGCGGCTCATCGAGACGCTGCTGCTGGTGCTGGTCATCGGCGGCCTCGCGGTGATCGCCGCCGTGGTGCTCGCCGTCCGGCTCGCCGACCGGGCCGTCCGCCCGCTGCTCGACCTCGCCGAGACCGCCGAACGGCTGGGTTCCGGCGACCCCCGCCCCCGGATGCGCCGCTACGGCGTGCCGGAACTGGACCGGGTCGCCGAGGTGCTGGACGTCAGCGCCGAGCGCATCCGCCGCATGCTCACCACCGAACGCCGGCTGTCCGCCGACGCCTCCCACCAGCTGCGCACCCCGCTCACCGCGCTCACCATGCGGCTGGAGGAGATCATCGCCACCGACGATCCGGACACCGTCAAGGAGGAGGCGGCGATCGCTCTGCACCAGGTGGAACGGCTCACCGACGTCGTGCAGCGGCTGCTCACCAACTCCCGCGAGTTCCGCGACGGCGCCACCGCCTTCGACCTCGACACCGTCATCCAGCAGCAGCTCGACGAGTGGCGCCCCGCCTACCGCAGCCAGGACCGGCCGCCGATCCGGCTGGAGGGCGAACGCCACCTGTCGGTGGTGGCCCGGCCCGGCGCCGTCGCCCAGGTCCTGGCCACGCTGATCGAGAACGCCCTGCTGCACGGCGGCGGCGAGGTCACCCTGCGGACCCGGCTGGCCGGCAGCTCGGCCGTGGTCGAGGTCGCCGACGAGGGCACCGGCGTGGCCCCCGAACTCGGCGCACGGGTCTTCGAGCGGGCGGTCAGCGGCTACAACTCCACCGGCCTCGGCCTCGCCGTCGCCCGCGACCTGGCCGAGGCCGACGGCGGGCGGCTGGAACTGCTCCAGGAGCGCCCGCCCGTCTTCGCGCTCTTCCTCGCCCGCGGCAACGCCGCACCCGCCGAGACCGCGCCCGCCCCGCAGAACCGCTCCGGGAAGCGCTGA
- a CDS encoding GtrA family protein has translation MTKFGAVGAVGVVVNVLVFNLCTGTFGLATVRSGVISTAVAILTNYLGNRYWTYRHRRDEAAPRREFLLFMAFSGVGLLIENGTLALTHYALGWDSTLADNVWKFVGIAVATLFRFWSYRTWVFRALPEPAPEEVAFADLAGDGGAAGPAGGTGPGGGARGAGEPRVTAGR, from the coding sequence GTGACGAAGTTCGGCGCGGTGGGGGCCGTGGGCGTCGTCGTCAACGTCCTGGTGTTCAACCTGTGCACGGGCACGTTCGGGCTGGCCACGGTGCGGTCGGGGGTGATCTCCACGGCTGTGGCGATCCTCACCAACTACCTGGGCAACCGGTACTGGACCTACCGGCACCGGCGGGACGAGGCGGCGCCGCGCCGGGAGTTCCTGCTGTTCATGGCGTTCAGCGGGGTGGGGCTGCTGATCGAGAACGGCACGCTGGCGCTCACCCACTACGCGCTGGGCTGGGACAGCACCCTGGCGGACAACGTGTGGAAGTTCGTCGGCATCGCGGTGGCGACGCTCTTCCGGTTCTGGTCGTACCGCACCTGGGTGTTCCGGGCGCTGCCGGAGCCGGCCCCGGAGGAGGTGGCCTTCGCGGACCTGGCCGGGGACGGCGGGGCGGCGGGCCCGGCCGGCGGCACGGGCCCGGGCGGCGGGGCGCGGGGGGCCGGGGAGCCGCGGGTGACGGCCGGCCGCTGA
- the purE gene encoding 5-(carboxyamino)imidazole ribonucleotide mutase yields MSSAKGPAVGIVMGSDSDWPVMEEAAKALEEFGVAHEVDVVSAHRMPEEMVAYGQDAAGRGLKVIIAGAGGAAHLPGMLASVTPLPVIGVPVPLKHLDGMDSLLSIVQMPSGVPVATVSIAGARNAGLLAVRMLAAHDAPLRERMVAFQADLKSQAQAKGARLRAKVNGSSAIGFGRR; encoded by the coding sequence ATGAGCAGCGCCAAGGGGCCCGCCGTCGGCATCGTGATGGGGTCGGACTCGGACTGGCCGGTGATGGAGGAGGCCGCGAAGGCGCTGGAGGAGTTCGGCGTCGCCCACGAGGTGGACGTGGTCTCCGCGCACCGCATGCCCGAGGAAATGGTCGCCTACGGCCAGGACGCGGCCGGCCGCGGCCTGAAGGTGATCATCGCCGGCGCCGGCGGCGCCGCCCACCTGCCCGGCATGCTCGCCTCCGTCACCCCGCTGCCGGTGATCGGCGTGCCGGTGCCGCTCAAGCACCTGGACGGCATGGACTCCCTGCTGTCCATCGTGCAGATGCCCTCCGGCGTGCCGGTGGCCACCGTCTCGATCGCCGGCGCCCGCAACGCCGGACTGCTGGCCGTGCGGATGCTGGCCGCCCACGACGCCCCGCTCCGCGAGCGGATGGTGGCCTTCCAGGCCGACCTGAAGTCCCAGGCACAGGCCAAGGGCGCCCGGCTGCGCGCCAAGGTCAACGGCTCCTCCGCCATCGGCTTCGGCCGCCGCTGA
- a CDS encoding UDP-glucose dehydrogenase family protein has product MAPRITVIGTGYLGATHAAGMAELGYEVLGMDVDPDKVSVLSSGRSPVFEPGLEELLARHLASGRLRFTTSAEEAARFGDVHFLCVGTPQKKGEMAADMTYVDAAVDALAPHLDRPCVVVGKSTVPVGTAARLSQRLADTAPAGEAAELAWNPEFLREGYAVQDTLRPDRLVFGVRPGGRAEEALREVYAPLLGAGVPLVVTDYATAELVKVSANAFLATKISFINAMAEVCEASGADVTQLSAALAHDDRIGGRFLNAGLGFGGGCLPKDIRAFMARAGELGADQALTFLREVDAINMRRRSRMVELAREQCGGGFLGRRIAVLGAAFKPNSDDTRDSPALNVAAQIQLQGGQVSVYDPKALDNARKAFPGLNYAESALEAAEGAHVVLHLTEWQEFRELDPLVLGERVAERRVLDGRNVLDAERWRAAGWTYRALGRPQPEPLPGL; this is encoded by the coding sequence GTGGCACCGCGGATCACCGTCATCGGCACCGGCTACCTCGGCGCCACCCACGCCGCCGGCATGGCCGAACTGGGCTACGAGGTGCTCGGCATGGACGTCGACCCGGACAAGGTCTCCGTCCTCTCCTCCGGCCGCTCCCCGGTCTTCGAGCCCGGCCTGGAGGAGCTGCTCGCCCGCCACCTGGCGAGCGGCCGGCTCCGCTTCACCACCTCCGCCGAGGAGGCCGCCCGCTTCGGTGACGTGCACTTCCTGTGCGTGGGCACCCCGCAGAAAAAGGGCGAGATGGCGGCCGACATGACCTACGTGGACGCCGCCGTGGACGCCCTGGCGCCCCACCTGGACCGCCCCTGCGTGGTCGTCGGCAAGTCCACCGTGCCGGTCGGCACCGCCGCGCGGCTGTCCCAGCGGCTCGCCGACACCGCGCCCGCCGGCGAGGCCGCCGAGCTGGCCTGGAACCCGGAGTTCCTGCGCGAGGGCTACGCCGTGCAGGACACCCTCCGCCCGGACCGGCTGGTCTTCGGGGTCCGGCCGGGCGGGCGCGCCGAGGAGGCGCTGCGCGAGGTGTACGCCCCGCTGCTGGGCGCCGGGGTGCCGCTGGTGGTCACCGACTACGCCACGGCGGAGCTGGTCAAGGTCAGCGCCAACGCCTTCCTGGCCACCAAGATCTCCTTCATCAACGCCATGGCGGAGGTCTGCGAGGCCTCCGGGGCGGACGTCACCCAGCTGTCCGCCGCGCTGGCCCACGACGACCGGATCGGCGGGCGCTTCCTCAACGCCGGCCTCGGCTTCGGCGGCGGCTGCCTGCCCAAGGACATCCGGGCGTTCATGGCGCGCGCCGGCGAACTCGGCGCCGACCAGGCGCTGACCTTCCTGCGCGAGGTGGACGCCATCAACATGCGCCGCCGCTCGCGGATGGTGGAGCTGGCCCGCGAGCAGTGCGGCGGCGGCTTCCTGGGCCGCCGGATCGCCGTGCTCGGCGCCGCCTTCAAGCCCAACTCCGACGACACCCGCGACTCCCCCGCGCTCAACGTGGCCGCGCAGATCCAGCTCCAGGGCGGGCAGGTCAGCGTCTACGACCCCAAGGCGCTGGACAACGCCCGCAAGGCGTTCCCCGGCCTGAACTACGCCGAGTCCGCGCTGGAGGCCGCCGAGGGGGCGCACGTCGTCCTGCACCTCACCGAGTGGCAGGAGTTCCGCGAGCTGGATCCGCTGGTACTGGGCGAGCGGGTGGCCGAGCGGCGCGTCCTGGACGGCCGCAACGTGCTGGACGCCGAGCGCTGGCGGGCCGCCGGCTGGACCTACCGGGCGCTCGGCCGCCCGCAGCCGGAGCCGCTGCCCGGACTGTGA
- a CDS encoding 5-(carboxyamino)imidazole ribonucleotide synthase produces MSFPVVGMVGGGQLARMTHQAGIPLGVRFKLLSDTPHDSAAQVCGDVVVGDYRDLEVLRAFAATCDVVTFDHEHVPTEHLRALREEGVAVLPGPEALRFAQDKGAMRARLAEIAVPCPRNRLVADPSDVAAFAAEVGGWPVVLKTTRGGYDGKGVWVVHDERQAAEPFQAGVPVLAEEKVPFRRELAANVVRSPHGQAVAYPVVESVQVDGVCSEVIAPAPGLSATLAAEAQSVALRIAGELDVVGHLAVELFETTDGRILVNELAMRPHNSGHWTIDGAVTSQFENHLRAVLDLPLGDPRPRARWTVMANVLGGDYPEMYPAFLHCMARDPGLRIHMYGKDVKPGRKVGHVTVSGDDLDDVRERARHAAGYLRGTITE; encoded by the coding sequence GTGAGTTTCCCGGTAGTCGGCATGGTCGGTGGCGGCCAGCTAGCACGTATGACCCATCAGGCGGGCATCCCCCTGGGAGTCCGCTTCAAGCTCCTCAGCGACACCCCGCATGACTCCGCGGCCCAGGTGTGCGGTGACGTCGTCGTCGGCGACTACCGCGACCTGGAGGTGCTGCGCGCCTTCGCGGCCACCTGCGACGTGGTCACCTTCGACCACGAGCACGTGCCCACCGAGCACCTGCGCGCCCTGCGCGAGGAGGGCGTCGCGGTGCTCCCGGGCCCCGAGGCGCTGCGCTTCGCCCAGGACAAGGGCGCCATGCGGGCCCGGCTCGCCGAGATCGCGGTGCCCTGCCCGCGCAACCGCCTGGTCGCGGACCCGTCCGACGTCGCGGCCTTCGCCGCCGAGGTGGGCGGCTGGCCGGTGGTGCTGAAGACCACCCGCGGCGGCTACGACGGCAAGGGCGTGTGGGTGGTGCACGACGAGCGCCAGGCGGCCGAGCCGTTCCAGGCCGGCGTGCCGGTGCTGGCCGAGGAGAAGGTGCCCTTCCGGCGGGAGCTCGCCGCCAACGTGGTGCGCTCCCCGCACGGGCAGGCCGTCGCCTACCCGGTGGTGGAGTCCGTGCAGGTGGACGGGGTGTGCAGCGAGGTCATCGCGCCCGCCCCGGGGCTGTCCGCCACGCTGGCCGCCGAGGCGCAGTCCGTGGCGCTGCGGATCGCCGGCGAGCTCGACGTCGTCGGCCACCTGGCCGTGGAGCTGTTCGAGACCACCGACGGCCGGATCCTGGTCAACGAGCTGGCCATGCGCCCGCACAACTCCGGCCACTGGACCATCGACGGCGCGGTCACCTCCCAGTTCGAGAACCACCTGCGGGCCGTCCTCGACCTCCCGCTGGGCGACCCGCGCCCGCGCGCCCGCTGGACGGTCATGGCCAACGTGCTCGGCGGCGACTACCCCGAGATGTACCCGGCCTTCCTGCACTGCATGGCCCGGGACCCGGGCCTGCGCATCCACATGTACGGCAAGGACGTCAAGCCCGGCCGCAAGGTCGGCCACGTGACCGTCAGCGGCGACGACCTCGACGACGTCCGCGAGCGGGCCCGGCACGCCGCCGGGTACCTGCGCGGCACGATCACCGAGTAG